One genomic region from Leptolyngbyaceae cyanobacterium JSC-12 encodes:
- a CDS encoding hypothetical protein (IMG reference gene:2510097540) encodes MSQCNHQGLGGEGTATEVLAFFLDVQVLLVASANVPTLTGKLPIRLTTAIAAIVVTFLSGDANNLKFTGLTPIHEEITLRGVQ; translated from the coding sequence ATGTCCCAATGTAACCATCAAGGTTTGGGCGGCGAGGGCACAGCAACAGAGGTGCTAGCTTTTTTCTTAGACGTGCAAGTTTTGCTGGTAGCATCGGCTAATGTACCAACACTCACAGGTAAACTACCAATACGGTTGACTACGGCGATCGCTGCGATCGTCGTTACCTTCTTAAGTGGAGATGCGAACAACCTGAAATTCACAGGTTTAACTCCTATACATGAGGAAATTACCTTAAGGGGTGTTCAGTGA
- a CDS encoding hypothetical protein (IMG reference gene:2510097539), with translation MLPFVAVPSTIAQEFGKYRDLFCRGAGFEQVSRYVTGLLLSENKTLQGIAGQWVAGGEVGGRRAMHAAVFEAGWRSSELMSHHRAVIAKEHQGRGREVISLDWTLSHHDWGKQIFGVKRSYDYVEHRMSCFQTVVTATIANRHLIDGIDVVVQFPDFSVAEREYLKVTAKSHYDDLDQVRERLIEMLHYHKNRLEYRKRTEIAVEIVRQVEAEGQFPTADYAFDNGVLTVELTTMIESAGKHWVSEVESSRNILWNDQWQRVDAIGLELRIHHPESFRPIQVTCRNGETKPIWAFTKVVRLKKFGRKRLVIVHEQADLQDPPRFLLTDALHWESGRVMQTWSYRWSCEVFHEVSKQHTGLESAQVRNEEAVNRHFRLSCVAQSILQRTACSGAQSERFEFAQGKQTVGQKLYTLTRQAFDDLLQFIVTRCSHGHTNEQILQALLPS, from the coding sequence ATGCTGCCCTTTGTCGCTGTGCCATCGACGATTGCTCAAGAGTTTGGGAAATATCGAGACCTGTTCTGCCGAGGCGCAGGCTTTGAGCAGGTGAGTCGCTATGTGACCGGATTGCTGTTGAGTGAGAACAAAACCTTGCAAGGGATTGCCGGACAATGGGTAGCAGGTGGGGAGGTCGGCGGACGAAGAGCGATGCACGCAGCGGTGTTTGAGGCGGGCTGGAGGAGTTCAGAGTTAATGTCCCATCATCGTGCTGTGATAGCCAAAGAGCATCAGGGGCGAGGGCGAGAAGTCATCAGTCTGGATTGGACGCTCAGCCATCACGATTGGGGCAAGCAGATCTTTGGGGTGAAGCGATCCTATGATTATGTGGAACATCGGATGAGTTGCTTTCAAACGGTGGTGACGGCGACGATTGCGAACCGCCACCTAATTGATGGGATTGACGTGGTGGTGCAGTTTCCAGATTTTTCAGTGGCAGAACGGGAGTATCTGAAGGTGACGGCAAAATCCCACTATGACGATTTAGACCAAGTGCGAGAACGACTGATTGAGATGTTGCATTATCACAAGAATCGATTGGAGTATCGCAAACGCACCGAGATTGCCGTCGAGATTGTGCGCCAAGTGGAAGCGGAAGGACAATTTCCCACCGCCGATTATGCGTTTGACAATGGGGTGTTGACTGTTGAGTTAACCACCATGATTGAGTCCGCAGGAAAACACTGGGTGAGTGAAGTTGAAAGTTCTCGCAACATCTTGTGGAATGACCAATGGCAACGGGTAGATGCGATTGGTTTAGAACTCAGAATCCATCACCCAGAGAGCTTTCGCCCGATTCAAGTCACTTGCCGCAACGGCGAAACGAAACCGATTTGGGCATTTACCAAAGTCGTGCGCCTCAAGAAGTTTGGACGCAAGCGATTGGTCATCGTCCACGAGCAAGCAGATTTACAAGACCCACCTCGCTTCCTGCTCACCGATGCGTTGCATTGGGAAAGTGGGCGAGTCATGCAGACTTGGAGTTATCGATGGTCCTGCGAGGTCTTTCATGAGGTGAGCAAACAGCACACCGGGCTAGAGTCGGCTCAGGTGCGGAACGAGGAAGCGGTCAACCGTCACTTCCGTCTTAGTTGCGTGGCGCAGTCGATTCTGCAACGGACTGCCTGTTCTGGCGCACAATCTGAACGATTTGAGTTTGCTCAAGGCAAGCAAACGGTGGGACAGAAGCTCTATACCCTCACTCGTCAAGCCTTTGATGATTTGCTGCAATTCATTGTGACGCGATGTTCTCACGGACATACAAATGAACAGATTTTACAAGCTCTCCTCCCCAGTTGA
- a CDS encoding cNMP-binding protein,FHA domain protein (IMG reference gene:2510097538~PFAM: Cyclic nucleotide-binding domain; FHA domain) — protein MLGANKLSQVSERQMHRVRWVLTIGWLVMIGSLFWDPVSSYLTDPAAMFSPLQFDPDQCVQVQGQCLPQKPYSVGLFIFWSLVIPASILILLVFGHETWRRICPISFLSQIPRALGVQRKRKVESRNSAGATRYELVKIRKDSWLGKYHLYVQFGLLTLGLAARLLFINSNAIALGIFLITTIVAAIAIGFLYEGKSWCQYFCPMAPVQLVFNGPRGLLGSEAHQGPRQTLTQSMCRTTDKEGNEKSACVGCQSPCIDIDAERTYWEVYSKPGRRFVQYGYVGLLLGFFIYYFLYAGNFDCLFSGAWLREENQTTMLFSPGFYLLNQAIPIPKFVAVPLTLVLFILFSYGILTFIEKDYRKSLRKRNKTVSNQQVAHTIFSICTFFCFNAFFFFTSRSLLSPFPFPIHLLFNGFIVLVSTLWLSRTLNRSSELYTRESLANTLRRQLSKLTIDFSRFLEGRSMEDLKAEEVYVLAKVLPGFNQEQSLQVYKGVLRETLEQGNADSASSLEVLRPIRQELNIKDEDHFAVLTELSSVEPDLLDPKKRRTRENQLRIESYRQALASMLLDLLDSGMSLQEAMQRQRKQIQFLKLEYGMTSEEEEEVLNQILAGEKSTILRKADTLLEQMRQLAGRDRVLHNQILNAQTPVFKFLRLTAVQQKQQILTKQMLGLLEVLGDASEALELAGTTRALAIAVLPEILQTVDGSAQTWKSRLKPEVLAVLEGTSSSPNPLENSPLEQWAPNLSAADLSQTEVTNPTSATSEHSLALAIVLDELLAELDPLIQALALYGLNVLDPQAATAKAEQVLSITNPGHWLIQETAETLLSRNQEQMANEVQTLIAQVMLRGKVEKQTFQQPVVRVGSSPVNDIVLPSPAVAKHHAIFYLDGEDYSVLDLGSTDRGLYVGDKHLSSDRDHLAQGERICFSESADPSITVYWDKQPLIKKAPTETLGTLDKVMLLYESRFFRSLNPDALIELGRDAIVKIYSRGDHMCRAGDPSDSILLLIDGTAEVMIQRGDAQQTVGTVNVGETIGEMGVLTRQKRSASVISVSDYCRVLVIQADRFDAVLRQDPEVSRNLLVVLSSRLQSMTSKINTTWQVTQKGKR, from the coding sequence ATGCTAGGAGCGAACAAGCTTTCACAAGTGTCTGAGCGTCAGATGCACCGGGTGCGCTGGGTGCTAACAATTGGCTGGCTGGTGATGATTGGTTCGTTGTTTTGGGATCCCGTTTCCTCCTACCTCACCGATCCCGCTGCAATGTTTAGTCCATTGCAGTTTGATCCAGATCAATGTGTGCAAGTGCAGGGGCAATGTTTGCCGCAAAAACCGTATTCTGTGGGGCTGTTTATATTCTGGTCGCTGGTGATTCCAGCTTCAATTTTAATTTTGCTGGTATTTGGGCATGAAACCTGGCGACGGATTTGCCCGATCTCGTTTTTATCGCAAATTCCACGAGCCTTAGGGGTTCAGCGTAAACGCAAGGTGGAATCGCGCAACAGTGCAGGGGCGACTCGTTATGAACTGGTGAAAATCCGTAAAGATTCCTGGCTGGGTAAATATCATTTATACGTACAGTTTGGCTTGTTGACGTTGGGGTTAGCTGCCAGGCTGCTATTTATTAATTCCAATGCGATCGCACTGGGGATTTTTTTGATTACAACCATCGTGGCAGCGATCGCGATAGGGTTTCTATACGAAGGCAAAAGCTGGTGTCAATATTTTTGCCCCATGGCTCCAGTGCAACTCGTCTTTAATGGTCCCCGTGGTTTGCTGGGAAGTGAAGCCCATCAGGGACCGCGCCAAACCCTGACCCAATCCATGTGTCGCACAACTGATAAGGAAGGCAATGAAAAAAGTGCCTGTGTAGGTTGTCAATCTCCCTGTATTGATATTGATGCCGAACGCACTTATTGGGAAGTATATTCCAAACCAGGTCGTCGCTTTGTGCAGTATGGATATGTTGGATTATTACTTGGTTTCTTTATCTACTACTTTTTATATGCAGGTAATTTTGATTGCTTGTTTTCTGGAGCCTGGTTACGAGAAGAGAACCAAACTACAATGCTATTCAGTCCTGGATTTTACCTTTTAAACCAGGCAATTCCTATTCCTAAATTTGTTGCAGTTCCGTTGACATTGGTGTTATTTATCCTATTCAGTTATGGGATATTAACGTTCATCGAGAAAGATTATCGTAAGTCTTTAAGGAAGAGAAACAAAACTGTTTCAAATCAACAGGTTGCTCATACGATTTTTTCGATCTGCACGTTCTTCTGTTTCAATGCTTTTTTCTTTTTTACTAGTCGATCACTACTCTCTCCATTCCCATTTCCAATACATTTGTTATTTAATGGGTTTATTGTTTTAGTGAGCACTTTATGGCTTTCTAGAACTCTAAATCGTAGTTCAGAGTTGTATACTCGCGAAAGTCTAGCAAATACACTACGCCGTCAATTAAGCAAGCTCACGATTGATTTCTCCCGCTTTTTAGAGGGGCGATCAATGGAAGATTTGAAAGCGGAAGAAGTTTACGTATTGGCAAAAGTGCTGCCTGGTTTTAACCAGGAGCAAAGCTTGCAGGTATATAAGGGTGTATTGCGAGAAACATTGGAACAGGGCAATGCGGATTCTGCCTCCAGTCTGGAAGTGTTGCGCCCAATTCGTCAGGAATTGAATATTAAGGATGAAGACCACTTTGCTGTGTTGACGGAACTAAGTAGTGTAGAACCGGATTTACTCGATCCGAAAAAGCGCCGCACCCGCGAAAATCAATTGCGGATTGAAAGCTATCGGCAGGCGTTGGCTTCAATGCTGCTGGATTTGCTAGATAGTGGCATGTCGTTGCAAGAAGCAATGCAGCGGCAGCGCAAACAGATTCAGTTCCTCAAGTTGGAATACGGCATGACCAGCGAAGAAGAAGAGGAAGTGCTGAACCAGATTTTGGCTGGTGAAAAAAGTACCATTCTGCGAAAAGCAGATACCCTGCTGGAACAGATGCGGCAGTTGGCAGGACGCGATCGCGTCCTGCACAACCAGATCCTCAATGCTCAAACTCCAGTTTTTAAGTTTCTTCGCTTAACGGCAGTCCAGCAAAAACAACAAATTTTGACTAAGCAAATGTTGGGCTTACTGGAAGTATTGGGTGACGCATCCGAAGCTCTGGAATTGGCGGGAACCACTCGTGCTCTCGCGATCGCCGTTTTGCCAGAAATTCTCCAAACAGTAGATGGCAGCGCACAAACCTGGAAAAGTCGCCTGAAACCAGAGGTGCTGGCAGTGCTGGAAGGCACCTCATCCTCCCCCAACCCATTGGAAAACAGTCCCCTGGAACAATGGGCACCGAATTTGTCAGCCGCGGATCTATCCCAAACTGAAGTTACCAACCCCACATCTGCAACAAGTGAGCACTCCCTGGCATTGGCAATAGTGCTTGATGAGCTACTTGCCGAACTGGATCCATTAATTCAGGCACTGGCGTTATATGGCTTGAATGTTCTTGATCCGCAAGCAGCAACCGCCAAAGCTGAGCAAGTCTTGAGCATCACCAATCCAGGGCACTGGCTAATTCAGGAGACGGCTGAAACCCTGCTGAGTCGAAATCAAGAGCAAATGGCGAACGAGGTGCAAACCTTGATTGCCCAGGTGATGCTCAGAGGCAAGGTGGAGAAGCAAACCTTTCAACAACCTGTAGTACGGGTGGGTAGCAGTCCGGTGAATGACATTGTATTGCCCAGTCCTGCTGTAGCAAAGCATCATGCCATCTTTTACCTGGATGGGGAAGATTACAGCGTGTTGGATTTGGGCAGTACTGACCGCGGCCTGTATGTGGGCGATAAACACCTGAGTAGCGATCGCGATCATTTGGCTCAGGGAGAACGCATTTGCTTTAGCGAGTCCGCTGACCCCAGCATCACCGTTTATTGGGACAAACAGCCCCTAATCAAAAAAGCTCCGACTGAAACACTGGGCACATTGGATAAAGTCATGCTGCTGTACGAAAGTCGTTTCTTCCGTTCCCTCAACCCCGATGCTTTGATTGAACTGGGGCGAGATGCGATCGTCAAAATCTATTCCCGTGGCGATCATATGTGTCGGGCAGGCGATCCCTCTGACTCTATCCTACTGTTGATTGATGGCACCGCAGAGGTAATGATTCAGCGCGGCGATGCCCAGCAAACCGTAGGCACGGTGAACGTGGGTGAAACCATCGGTGAAATGGGCGTACTCACCCGACAAAAGCGCTCTGCCTCGGTAATTTCCGTATCCGATTATTGCCGCGTCCTCGTCATTCAAGCTGATCGCTTCGATGCAGTGCTGCGCCAAGACCCAGAAGTTTCCAGAAATCTGCTTGTGGTGCTCAGTAGCCGCCTGCAAAGCATGACCAGCAAAATTAACACGACTTGGCAAGTTACCCAGAAAGGAAAAAGATAA
- a CDS encoding family 3 adenylate cyclase (IMG reference gene:2510097537~PFAM: Adenylate and Guanylate cyclase catalytic domain; Protein of unknown function (DUF3365)): MNLAASSSRKRSQLPILRSVLNFVVHLLNRRTILLLAILFIAGLAAALFNMSRLSSDLIQSQAVQSSALYAQAIKEARTLYSNNAVSRARQIEGIRVTHDYIAQPGAIPLPATYLIELSKSISQQNPGMSVRLFSDLPFPWRKEEGGPRDDFETAAIAFLRQNPKQPFVRVENFQGRRSLRYAEADIMKPSCVECHNTHPSSPKKDWKVGDVRGVLEITRPLDSFIAQTRAGLQGTFMMLSSLLLLALIGIALVITKLRQNSRELELRVIERTSQLSKANEQLTVEQEKSEQLLLNILPEPIAEQLKEGHSSIAEGFAEATVLFADLVNFTKLSEKIPPTQLISLLNEIFSRFDRLTEKHGLEKIKTIGDAYMVVGGLPNPRVDHAEAIAEMALDMLGEITMFSLEQGYDCDIRIGINSGPVIAGVIGTKKFIYDLWGDTVNVASRMESHGIPGEIQVTAATYERLKHCYTFQARGTIQVKGKGEMAAYLLTGRKRAQQKVVALPTRV, from the coding sequence ATGAATCTGGCTGCTTCCAGTTCTAGAAAGCGTTCCCAGCTACCGATCCTGCGTTCAGTTCTAAATTTTGTTGTTCATCTTTTAAATCGTCGGACGATTCTCCTCTTAGCCATTCTTTTTATTGCGGGTTTAGCGGCTGCGTTGTTTAATATGTCCCGTTTGTCATCTGATCTGATTCAGTCACAAGCGGTGCAAAGCTCTGCTCTCTATGCTCAGGCAATTAAAGAAGCCCGGACTCTTTACAGCAATAATGCCGTTAGCCGAGCCAGGCAGATTGAAGGTATTCGTGTCACCCATGATTACATTGCCCAGCCAGGAGCGATTCCCCTCCCTGCCACTTACTTAATTGAACTCAGCAAATCTATCAGTCAGCAGAATCCGGGTATGTCTGTGCGGTTGTTTAGTGACCTGCCGTTCCCTTGGCGAAAAGAGGAAGGCGGTCCTAGGGATGATTTTGAAACGGCCGCGATCGCGTTTTTGCGACAGAATCCTAAGCAGCCATTTGTCCGAGTGGAAAATTTTCAAGGACGGCGATCGCTGCGGTATGCCGAAGCCGATATTATGAAGCCGAGTTGTGTAGAATGCCATAACACCCATCCCAGCAGTCCTAAGAAAGATTGGAAAGTAGGCGATGTGCGCGGTGTGCTGGAAATTACGCGACCACTGGATAGCTTTATTGCCCAAACTCGCGCTGGACTGCAAGGCACCTTCATGATGCTGTCTAGTTTGTTGTTGCTGGCACTCATCGGGATTGCTCTGGTAATTACAAAACTGCGGCAAAACTCGCGTGAACTAGAACTGCGAGTCATTGAACGCACCTCCCAACTGAGCAAAGCAAACGAGCAGTTAACGGTTGAACAGGAGAAATCAGAACAGTTATTGCTGAACATTCTGCCGGAACCAATCGCTGAACAACTGAAAGAAGGACACAGCAGCATTGCTGAAGGGTTTGCCGAAGCCACGGTGCTTTTTGCCGATCTGGTCAACTTCACGAAACTGTCTGAAAAAATTCCACCAACACAATTAATTTCCTTATTGAATGAAATTTTCTCCCGATTTGATCGCCTCACCGAAAAGCATGGGCTGGAGAAAATTAAGACGATTGGCGATGCTTATATGGTGGTGGGTGGGTTGCCCAATCCCCGCGTGGATCATGCGGAAGCGATCGCTGAAATGGCGCTGGATATGCTGGGCGAGATCACCATGTTCAGTCTGGAACAGGGATACGACTGCGATATTCGCATCGGCATCAATTCTGGTCCAGTAATTGCTGGCGTAATTGGTACCAAAAAATTCATTTACGACCTCTGGGGCGATACGGTCAACGTTGCCAGTCGCATGGAATCTCATGGCATCCCAGGTGAAATTCAGGTCACAGCGGCGACCTACGAACGGCTCAAACATTGCTACACTTTCCAGGCACGCGGCACAATTCAGGTGAAAGGAAAGGGCGAGATGGCGGCTTATTTGCTCACCGGGCGTAAACGAGCACAGCAAAAAGTGGTAGCCCTTCCCACTCGCGTTTAG